From Pseudomonadota bacterium, one genomic window encodes:
- a CDS encoding rod-binding protein, translating to MSDGIKMNLPTVAQDPSFSRSSLRSINGESRAKEPNIEKAAQEFESYLIFTMLKELEKTTNSSKKGSTEQTYTSLLYEKVGDYIAKKGIGIKEMLTKHMEKNTKVLEK from the coding sequence ATGAGTGACGGAATAAAAATGAATTTACCGACAGTGGCGCAAGACCCTTCGTTTAGCAGATCCAGCTTGCGTAGTATAAACGGGGAGTCCCGTGCCAAGGAACCAAATATTGAAAAAGCAGCGCAGGAGTTTGAATCATATTTAATATTTACAATGCTGAAAGAACTCGAAAAAACTACAAACAGCTCTAAAAAGGGCAGCACGGAACAGACCTACACGTCTCTTCTCTATGAGAAGGTAGGCGACTATATTGCAAAGAAGGGGATAGGGATAAAGGAAATGCTTACAAAGCACATGGAAAAAAATACTAAAGTTTTAGAAAAATAA
- the flgM gene encoding flagellar biosynthesis anti-sigma factor FlgM, with protein MKITSNKQNNVPDTLLKSVDNKPLKESVSDLRGNKNITDRVELSSKKQTIEKLTEKVKAIPVIRQEKVDQIKEAIKAETYNVKGELVARSILKSSILDAIL; from the coding sequence ATGAAGATAACAAGCAACAAGCAAAACAATGTCCCCGATACCCTTCTTAAATCAGTTGATAATAAGCCCTTGAAGGAATCAGTGTCTGATCTGAGAGGCAACAAGAATATCACTGACAGGGTTGAACTCTCAAGCAAAAAGCAGACTATAGAAAAACTCACGGAGAAGGTCAAAGCAATACCGGTAATAAGACAGGAAAAGGTAGACCAGATAAAAGAGGCTATTAAAGCCGAAACTTATAACGTGAAAGGTGAACTTGTGGCAAGGAGCATTTTGAAAAGTAGCATTCTTGACGCGATTTTGTAA
- the flgN gene encoding flagellar export chaperone FlgN, which translates to MEHVVIEIATKELQALKDFIKALSDERDAIISFSLEGIIRGNNRKEEIIRKIEYLESEKERFIQEMTDPETIFNDEKWVFLSRKTRPVMKEINVALEKNMKLLSFSMDHVRGSIENILGFINKAAYMNKKRRISLFPSREI; encoded by the coding sequence ATGGAACATGTTGTCATTGAAATAGCAACTAAAGAGTTACAGGCCTTGAAAGATTTTATAAAGGCGCTCAGTGATGAAAGGGATGCCATTATCTCTTTTTCGCTCGAAGGTATCATAAGAGGAAACAACAGAAAAGAGGAGATTATCAGGAAAATAGAATATCTTGAAAGCGAAAAAGAAAGGTTTATACAGGAAATGACGGATCCGGAGACTATATTCAACGATGAAAAATGGGTTTTTCTCTCCCGGAAGACAAGGCCGGTAATGAAAGAAATCAATGTGGCTCTTGAAAAAAACATGAAGCTTTTATCTTTTTCGATGGACCACGTAAGAGGTTCCATTGAGAATATCCTTGGGTTCATCAACAAGGCCGCCTATATGAACAAAAAAAGGCGGATTTCCCTCTTTCCTTCTCGAGAGATATAG